Proteins encoded together in one Mycobacterium simiae window:
- a CDS encoding amino acid adenylation domain-containing protein: MLDYGTQPETLGPLTPAQRSMWVAQELQPDVPYNFAGYVEIDHGVDAERLMAACESAATRFGTPCARLASDRGEPVFMLDHSVPRGLHCVDLRAEPDPAVAALAWMHNDYRQRVDLFHDRLTHFVLLRVTDELCYFYVRAHHIVLDGYGAYNFLRHVADAYSEGRSAAGVVDFSEFDAIRAADAKYRQSSRSDTDAEYWKTIVRGSPGSTDLSGRQRPVAPRHPLVRELACPPTHDGRGQFDVARVIATMAVFLSKTTGQQTISLSLPVSARTTAALKKCAGMVSNMVPLIIDVFEQDSIGALTDRVGKAIVGALRHQQFRGFPEIIGDGGHPDMNLEFGPVVNVLDFAAPLHFGPSQSACHVLSNFPIQDIAVNIYPQLGDGSPRVHFSWNPDRYAADEIAGHTRRLGALFERLLVADSSVVVGTVPLLDDTERAQLDILGNLAVLAKPLAGASIPELFAAQVARTPAAVAITCAERSLTYAELDEQANRLAHHLVGLGAGAGACVAVLFARSAEAIVAILAVLKAGAAYLPIDPAVPDSRIEFMLGDAEPIAAVTTADLADRFAGYRLPVVDVDDPAVKAQPRMELPSPRADDVAHIVYTSGTTGVPKGVVTTHRNVTQLLESLHVGLPSGPGQVWSQWYSYAFDASVEEIWGALLHGSRLVIVPESVAAMPDAFQSLLIDEGVTVLHQTPSALSALMPDGLPAAALVVAAEACSAELVDRWAPGRLMTNAYGPTETTLCVTVSAPLASGSGTPPIGVPIPGAALFVLDARLRPVPPGVVGELYVAGLGVGLGYLRRAGLTASRFVACPFGDAGSPGQRMYRTGDLVLWGPDGALRYIGRADEQVKIRGYRIEIGEIRSALAGLDGVDQAVVIVREDRPGDKKLIGYVTESTAGGVDIGAARARLAKRLPAYMVPAAIVTLDALPLTVNGKLNTRALPAPEYRETEYRAPSTPVEKILATVYAEVLGLDLVGVDDSFFDLGGDSILSMRIVARARAAGVLCRPRDIFVEQTVAGLARVATISTGNDGPADDGVGPVIATPIMRWLHGVDGPVDEFNQTLIIQAPSGVTDTDVGVVVQAVLDRHPMLRLCVEDDGAGQWSLHIPDPGSVRAADHLQIVEELSNDALARARSWLNPGAGVMVSALWATSTGQLALIIHHLAVDGVSWRILLEDLNVAWAQRRGGQPVALTPDGTSFVRWSKLLAEHARRPDIVKHGEAWRKVAATATEMPALGPDIDAHTDTYADAGRLSLTMDIETTRTLLSDVPSAFHAGVQDILLIAFGLALAEFLGGDTPVAIDVEGHGRHELADVQVDLSRTVGWFTAKHPVALTLDELDWTEVTAGGAGLASALKAAKEQLRALPDGLTYGLLRYLDADAGLDGPDPAVAFNYLGRLAAAADLAADLWQPSPDTLTVSAATASVPTPLSHAVILDAGTLDGEGGPRLHANWTWAPSVLDRTQVNRLGQLWFDALTGICTHVRGGGGGFTPSDLLPARLTQRQIDDLANRHRIADVLPLTPLQQGLLFHATIAEHSGVDPYAPQLVIGLTGPLDEIRLREAVHAVVVRHPNLAARFCPQFDPPVQIIPVDPAPAWRSVDLDGAADADDRVRRVCAEERTAVCDLANPPFFRAALLRTAAGHHRLVLTNHHIVLDGWSLPILLREIFATYDGQQLPAAVPYRRFVAWLANRDLDAARAAWRDVLAGFDTPTLVGSHRAGELGRRGLTAFRLPEPTTRALTQLARAQHTTLNTVLQAGWAQVLMCLTGRHDVVFGATVSGRPTDVAGAESLVGLAINTVPVRASACALTTTAGLLNQLHDNHQHTLDHQHLALSEIHRIAGHDQLFDTLFVYENYPIDAAVSAGLGALAITEFTSHESTHYPLTLQATPGPQLGLGVEYDAELFDAEAVVRLTDRLQRVLQAMAQAPSGRLAAVDMLDADERARLDVLGNLAVLSRPAVGASIPELFAAQVARTPAAVAITCAERSLTYAELDEQANRLAHHLVGLGAGAGACVAVLFARSAEAIVAILAVLKAGAAYLPIDPAVPGSRIEFMLGDAEPIAAVTTADLADRFAGYRLPVVDVDDPAVKAQPRMELPSPRADDVAHIVYTSGTTGVPKGVVTTHRNVTQLLESLHVGLPSGPGQVWSQWYSYAFDASVEEIWGALLHGSRLVIVPESVAAMPDAFQSLLIDEGVTVLHQTPSALSALMPDGLPAAALVVAAEACSAELVDRWAPGRLMTNAYGPTETTLCVTVSAPLASGSGTPPIGVPIPGAALFVLDGWLRPVPPGMVGELYVAGRGLAAGYLRRAGLTASRFVACPFGGAGSAGQRMYRTGDLVRWGADGQLQYLGRADEQVKIRGYRIELGEIQSALSDLGGVEQAVVIVREDRPGDKRLVGYVTETRANAVDVANARAALGRQLAAYMVPAAVMVLDALPLTVNGKLDIRALPAPLYHSTEYRAPSSTVEKIVADGYAQILGLDRVGVDDSFFDLGGDSISAMRLIATLNTALDTRLTVRTLFDAPSVGALSRQVDRHTLDPRFVSVHGGQPERLRAADLTLDKFLDRQTLSVAAALPMPGSRLRTVLLTGATGFLGRYLVLQLLEQLELVDGTLICLVRDSCDADALRRLEKIFDSGDPRLLAHFRDLAAGRLRVIAGDKAQARLGLDEQTWQQLVESVDLIVDSAALVNGVLPYEELFGPNVGGTAELIRLALTARLKPYVYVSTANVGDQVDPSAFAEDADIRVVSPTRVNDGGPVTGYANSKWAGEVLLREAHDLCALPVVVFRSSMILADTSYLGQLNVADLVTRMVLSVVATGIAPGSFYQRDANGNRQRAHYDGLPVEFVAEAIATLGAQAVDGFQTYHVMNPHDDGIGLDTYVDWLIEAGYPIERIDDFDLWLQRFEAGLRRLPQRRRQHTVLALLQSAGPRYLRPATPAPPTSASTARFRAAVQEAKIGSDNDIPHVSAPILVKYVTDLQLLGLL, from the coding sequence ATGCTCGACTACGGTACGCAGCCGGAAACGTTGGGACCGTTGACTCCCGCGCAACGATCGATGTGGGTTGCACAAGAACTGCAGCCCGACGTCCCGTACAACTTCGCCGGCTATGTCGAGATTGATCATGGTGTCGACGCCGAACGACTCATGGCCGCATGCGAATCGGCCGCGACGCGGTTTGGCACACCGTGCGCGCGGCTCGCCTCCGACCGGGGCGAACCGGTGTTCATGCTCGACCACTCGGTCCCGCGCGGTTTGCACTGTGTCGATCTGCGTGCCGAGCCCGACCCGGCCGTCGCGGCCCTGGCGTGGATGCACAACGACTACCGTCAGCGGGTCGATCTATTCCACGACCGGCTCACCCACTTCGTGCTGCTGCGGGTCACCGACGAGTTGTGCTACTTCTACGTGCGGGCCCACCACATCGTGTTGGACGGTTACGGCGCCTACAACTTCCTGCGGCACGTCGCGGACGCCTACTCCGAGGGGCGCAGTGCCGCAGGTGTTGTCGATTTCTCGGAGTTCGACGCGATCCGTGCCGCCGACGCGAAATATCGACAGTCGTCGCGCAGCGACACCGACGCTGAGTACTGGAAAACCATCGTGCGCGGGTCTCCCGGCAGCACCGATCTGTCGGGCAGGCAACGACCGGTGGCCCCGCGCCACCCCCTGGTTCGCGAACTCGCCTGCCCACCCACCCACGACGGCCGCGGGCAATTCGACGTCGCACGGGTCATCGCGACAATGGCTGTATTTCTCTCGAAAACGACCGGCCAGCAGACTATCTCGCTGTCGCTTCCGGTATCGGCCCGCACCACAGCGGCGCTGAAGAAGTGCGCGGGCATGGTGTCCAACATGGTGCCGCTGATCATCGACGTCTTCGAGCAAGACTCCATCGGCGCGCTGACCGATCGGGTCGGCAAGGCGATCGTCGGCGCACTGCGCCATCAGCAGTTCCGGGGATTCCCGGAAATCATCGGCGACGGAGGCCACCCCGACATGAACCTCGAGTTCGGTCCGGTGGTCAACGTGCTCGACTTCGCGGCGCCCTTACATTTCGGTCCGTCGCAATCTGCCTGTCACGTCCTGAGCAACTTTCCCATCCAAGACATCGCGGTCAACATCTATCCGCAGTTGGGCGACGGATCCCCGCGCGTGCACTTCTCCTGGAATCCGGACCGGTACGCCGCCGACGAGATCGCCGGACACACACGGCGTTTGGGGGCGCTGTTCGAACGTCTGTTGGTGGCGGACTCGTCGGTGGTGGTGGGCACGGTGCCGTTGCTCGACGACACCGAGCGAGCCCAGTTGGATATTCTGGGTAATCTCGCGGTACTGGCGAAACCGCTGGCGGGCGCGTCGATCCCGGAGTTGTTCGCCGCGCAGGTAGCCCGTACTCCCGCTGCCGTGGCGATCACCTGCGCGGAGCGGTCGCTGACCTATGCGGAGCTCGACGAGCAGGCAAACCGGTTGGCGCACCACCTGGTCGGGCTGGGTGCGGGTGCGGGTGCGTGTGTGGCGGTGCTGTTTGCTCGTTCGGCCGAGGCGATCGTGGCGATTCTGGCGGTGCTGAAGGCGGGTGCTGCCTATCTGCCGATCGACCCGGCGGTGCCTGATTCGCGCATCGAGTTCATGCTCGGTGACGCGGAGCCGATCGCGGCGGTGACTACCGCCGACCTTGCCGACCGGTTCGCCGGATACCGGCTGCCGGTCGTCGATGTCGATGATCCCGCGGTAAAAGCCCAGCCGCGCATGGAGTTACCGTCACCGCGAGCTGATGACGTCGCCCACATCGTGTACACGTCGGGCACCACGGGTGTGCCGAAGGGGGTGGTGACCACCCATCGCAACGTGACGCAGCTGCTGGAGTCGTTGCATGTGGGTCTGCCGTCGGGACCGGGTCAGGTGTGGTCGCAGTGGTATTCCTATGCGTTCGACGCCTCGGTCGAAGAGATTTGGGGTGCGCTGCTGCACGGCAGCCGGCTGGTGATCGTGCCCGAGTCGGTGGCCGCAATGCCAGATGCCTTTCAGTCTTTGCTGATTGATGAAGGCGTCACCGTCTTGCATCAAACCCCGTCGGCATTGTCGGCGCTGATGCCCGACGGGCTGCCGGCGGCGGCACTGGTGGTGGCCGCCGAGGCGTGCTCGGCCGAACTGGTGGACCGGTGGGCGCCGGGCCGACTGATGACCAACGCCTACGGGCCGACCGAGACCACCCTGTGCGTGACGGTCAGTGCACCGTTGGCTTCCGGCTCCGGCACACCGCCGATCGGGGTTCCGATCCCGGGAGCGGCGCTGTTCGTACTGGATGCGCGGTTGCGGCCGGTGCCGCCGGGCGTGGTCGGCGAGCTGTACGTGGCCGGGCTCGGGGTGGGACTCGGGTACCTGCGCCGCGCGGGGCTGACGGCGTCGCGGTTCGTGGCCTGCCCGTTCGGCGATGCGGGATCGCCGGGACAGCGCATGTACCGCACCGGCGACCTGGTGTTGTGGGGTCCCGACGGAGCGCTGCGTTACATCGGCCGTGCCGACGAACAGGTCAAGATCCGCGGGTACCGCATCGAAATCGGTGAAATCCGTTCCGCGCTAGCAGGATTGGACGGCGTAGATCAGGCCGTGGTCATCGTCCGTGAGGATCGCCCCGGTGATAAGAAGCTGATCGGCTATGTTACCGAGTCGACTGCCGGGGGCGTCGACATCGGTGCCGCGCGCGCACGGTTGGCCAAGCGCCTGCCGGCCTACATGGTCCCCGCCGCCATCGTGACCCTGGACGCGCTGCCGCTGACGGTCAACGGCAAACTGAATACCCGCGCCTTGCCGGCGCCCGAATACCGGGAGACCGAATACCGCGCGCCGTCCACCCCCGTCGAGAAAATCCTGGCCACCGTCTACGCCGAAGTACTCGGCCTGGATCTTGTCGGCGTCGACGACTCCTTCTTCGACCTGGGTGGCGACAGCATCCTGTCGATGCGGATCGTGGCACGGGCCCGGGCCGCCGGAGTACTGTGCCGCCCCCGCGACATCTTCGTCGAACAGACCGTGGCCGGCCTGGCGCGGGTGGCCACAATCAGCACGGGAAACGACGGCCCAGCTGACGACGGCGTCGGCCCGGTGATCGCCACGCCGATCATGCGCTGGCTGCACGGTGTGGACGGCCCGGTCGACGAGTTCAACCAGACGCTGATCATCCAAGCCCCGTCGGGCGTTACCGATACCGACGTTGGCGTCGTCGTGCAGGCCGTGTTGGACCGGCACCCCATGTTGCGCCTCTGCGTCGAGGACGACGGCGCCGGGCAATGGTCGCTGCACATCCCCGACCCGGGCTCGGTGCGCGCTGCAGATCACCTGCAGATCGTCGAGGAGCTGTCCAACGACGCGCTCGCCCGGGCGCGGTCCTGGCTGAACCCCGGCGCGGGGGTCATGGTCAGCGCGCTGTGGGCGACCTCGACCGGTCAGTTGGCGCTGATCATTCACCATCTGGCCGTCGACGGTGTCTCGTGGCGAATCCTGTTGGAAGACCTCAACGTTGCCTGGGCACAGCGCCGAGGTGGACAGCCGGTGGCACTGACCCCGGACGGCACCTCCTTCGTGCGCTGGTCGAAGTTGCTCGCTGAGCACGCGCGGCGTCCCGACATCGTGAAACATGGTGAGGCGTGGCGAAAAGTCGCGGCCACGGCGACGGAAATGCCGGCGCTGGGACCCGACATCGATGCCCACACCGACACCTATGCCGACGCCGGACGATTGTCGCTGACGATGGATATCGAGACCACCCGCACGCTGCTCAGCGACGTACCATCGGCGTTTCACGCCGGCGTGCAAGACATTCTGCTGATCGCGTTCGGCTTGGCGCTCGCGGAGTTCCTGGGCGGCGACACGCCGGTCGCCATTGACGTGGAAGGCCACGGGCGCCACGAGCTGGCCGACGTCCAGGTGGACCTGTCGCGCACGGTGGGCTGGTTCACCGCCAAGCACCCGGTGGCGTTGACCCTCGACGAGCTGGACTGGACTGAGGTCACCGCGGGCGGCGCCGGCCTCGCGTCGGCGCTGAAAGCCGCGAAGGAACAGTTGCGCGCGCTGCCTGACGGACTGACCTACGGCCTGTTGCGGTACCTCGACGCCGACGCGGGCCTGGACGGGCCGGACCCGGCCGTTGCCTTCAATTACCTGGGGCGGCTGGCCGCCGCGGCAGACCTGGCCGCCGACCTATGGCAGCCCAGCCCGGACACGTTAACAGTCAGTGCCGCAACGGCTTCGGTGCCGACGCCGCTGAGCCACGCCGTGATACTCGACGCCGGTACCCTGGACGGCGAGGGCGGCCCGCGCCTGCACGCCAACTGGACCTGGGCGCCTTCGGTTCTGGACCGTACCCAGGTAAACCGGTTAGGCCAGTTGTGGTTTGACGCCCTGACCGGGATCTGCACCCATGTGCGAGGCGGTGGGGGCGGATTCACTCCGTCGGATCTGCTGCCCGCTCGCCTCACCCAGCGCCAGATCGACGACCTCGCGAATCGCCACCGTATCGCCGACGTGTTGCCGTTGACGCCGCTGCAGCAGGGCTTGCTGTTCCACGCCACCATCGCCGAGCACAGCGGTGTCGACCCGTATGCGCCCCAACTGGTCATCGGCCTTACCGGCCCGCTCGATGAAATTCGACTCCGCGAGGCGGTACACGCCGTCGTCGTGCGCCATCCCAACCTGGCGGCGCGGTTCTGTCCGCAGTTCGACCCGCCGGTGCAGATCATCCCCGTCGATCCGGCGCCGGCGTGGCGATCGGTCGACCTCGATGGCGCCGCCGACGCCGACGATCGGGTACGACGGGTGTGCGCCGAGGAACGCACCGCGGTGTGCGACCTGGCCAACCCACCGTTCTTTCGGGCGGCATTGCTGCGCACCGCAGCCGGGCACCACCGCCTCGTGCTCACCAACCACCACATCGTGCTTGATGGCTGGTCGCTGCCCATCCTGCTGCGCGAGATCTTCGCGACCTACGATGGTCAGCAGCTGCCCGCCGCGGTGCCGTATCGCAGATTCGTTGCCTGGCTGGCCAATCGAGACCTCGACGCTGCCCGGGCCGCATGGCGGGATGTGCTCGCCGGCTTCGATACCCCCACGCTGGTCGGATCGCATCGGGCCGGTGAACTGGGGCGGCGCGGTCTGACGGCGTTCCGGTTACCCGAGCCGACCACGCGGGCGCTGACCCAACTGGCCCGCGCACAGCACACCACGCTGAACACCGTGCTGCAGGCCGGCTGGGCCCAGGTACTGATGTGTCTGACGGGCCGGCACGACGTCGTTTTCGGTGCCACCGTATCCGGGCGCCCCACCGATGTCGCGGGGGCGGAGTCGCTGGTCGGCCTCGCGATCAATACGGTTCCGGTGCGCGCCAGCGCCTGCGCGCTGACCACCACGGCCGGCCTGCTCAACCAGCTGCACGACAATCATCAGCACACCCTGGACCACCAACACCTGGCACTGAGCGAGATTCACCGCATCGCCGGCCACGACCAACTTTTCGACACCCTGTTTGTCTACGAGAATTACCCGATCGACGCCGCGGTCTCGGCGGGACTGGGCGCACTGGCCATCACCGAGTTCACCAGTCACGAATCCACCCACTATCCGCTGACCCTGCAAGCCACCCCGGGACCGCAGTTGGGGCTGGGCGTCGAATACGACGCCGAGCTGTTCGATGCGGAAGCTGTTGTGCGCCTTACTGATCGGCTGCAGCGAGTATTGCAGGCCATGGCGCAAGCCCCGTCGGGACGGCTGGCGGCGGTGGACATGCTCGACGCCGACGAGCGTGCCAGGCTGGACGTCCTGGGTAATCTCGCGGTGCTAAGCCGCCCGGCTGTGGGCGCGTCGATCCCGGAGTTGTTCGCCGCGCAGGTAGCCCGTACTCCCGCTGCCGTGGCGATCACCTGCGCGGAGCGGTCGCTGACCTATGCGGAGCTCGACGAGCAGGCAAACCGGTTGGCGCACCACCTGGTCGGGCTGGGTGCGGGTGCGGGTGCGTGTGTGGCGGTGCTGTTTGCTCGTTCGGCCGAGGCGATCGTGGCGATTCTGGCGGTGCTGAAGGCGGGTGCTGCCTATCTGCCGATCGACCCGGCGGTGCCTGGCTCGCGCATCGAGTTCATGCTCGGTGACGCGGAGCCGATCGCGGCGGTGACTACCGCCGACCTTGCCGACCGGTTCGCCGGATACCGGCTGCCGGTCGTCGATGTCGATGATCCCGCGGTAAAAGCCCAGCCGCGCATGGAGTTACCGTCACCGCGAGCTGATGACGTCGCCCACATCGTGTACACGTCGGGCACCACGGGTGTGCCGAAGGGGGTGGTGACCACCCATCGCAACGTGACGCAGCTGCTGGAGTCGTTGCATGTGGGTCTGCCGTCGGGACCGGGTCAGGTGTGGTCGCAGTGGTATTCCTATGCGTTCGACGCCTCGGTCGAAGAGATTTGGGGTGCGCTGCTGCACGGCAGCCGGCTGGTGATCGTGCCCGAGTCGGTGGCCGCAATGCCAGATGCCTTTCAGTCTTTGCTGATTGATGAAGGCGTCACCGTCTTGCATCAAACCCCGTCGGCATTGTCGGCGCTGATGCCCGACGGGCTGCCGGCGGCGGCACTGGTGGTGGCCGCCGAGGCGTGCTCGGCCGAACTGGTGGACCGGTGGGCGCCGGGCCGACTGATGACCAACGCCTACGGGCCGACCGAGACCACCCTGTGCGTGACGGTCAGTGCACCGTTGGCTTCCGGCTCCGGCACACCGCCGATCGGGGTTCCGATCCCGGGAGCGGCGCTGTTCGTCCTCGATGGCTGGTTGCGGCCGGTGCCGCCGGGCATGGTGGGTGAGTTGTACGTGGCCGGGCGGGGACTAGCCGCCGGGTATCTGCGCCGCGCCGGCTTGACGGCGTCGCGGTTCGTGGCGTGCCCGTTCGGTGGGGCCGGCTCGGCGGGGCAACGCATGTATCGTACCGGCGATCTCGTGCGCTGGGGCGCCGATGGTCAGCTGCAGTACCTGGGACGCGCCGACGAGCAGGTCAAGATTCGCGGGTACCGCATCGAGCTGGGTGAAATCCAGTCGGCACTAAGCGATTTGGGCGGTGTCGAACAGGCGGTCGTGATCGTCCGGGAAGACCGCCCGGGCGACAAGCGATTGGTGGGTTACGTCACCGAAACGCGGGCGAATGCGGTGGACGTCGCCAATGCGCGCGCCGCACTGGGGCGGCAGCTGGCTGCCTACATGGTCCCGGCCGCGGTGATGGTTCTCGACGCGTTGCCGCTGACCGTGAACGGCAAGCTCGACATCCGCGCTTTGCCCGCACCGCTTTACCACAGCACCGAGTACCGTGCCCCGAGTAGCACCGTCGAGAAAATCGTGGCCGACGGGTACGCCCAGATCCTTGGCTTGGACCGAGTCGGCGTCGACGATTCCTTCTTCGACCTTGGCGGCGACAGCATCTCGGCGATGCGTCTGATCGCCACCCTCAACACCGCCCTCGACACCCGCCTCACCGTCCGCACCCTGTTCGACGCGCCATCGGTCGGTGCCTTGAGTCGGCAGGTGGATCGCCACACCCTCGATCCGCGTTTCGTGTCCGTGCACGGTGGCCAGCCCGAGCGGCTACGCGCCGCCGATCTCACACTCGACAAATTCCTTGACCGGCAAACACTTTCGGTGGCGGCCGCGCTGCCGATGCCGGGTTCCCGGCTGCGCACGGTACTGCTGACTGGGGCGACCGGCTTCCTCGGTCGTTATCTGGTGCTGCAATTGCTCGAGCAGCTGGAGTTGGTCGACGGGACGCTGATCTGTCTGGTACGGGACAGCTGCGACGCGGACGCGCTGCGTCGCCTGGAAAAAATCTTCGACAGCGGAGATCCGCGGCTACTGGCACACTTTCGTGACCTGGCCGCCGGTCGGCTGCGAGTCATCGCGGGGGACAAGGCCCAGGCGCGGCTGGGCCTCGACGAGCAGACCTGGCAGCAGCTGGTGGAATCCGTTGATCTGATCGTCGATTCGGCGGCACTGGTCAACGGCGTGCTGCCTTACGAGGAACTGTTCGGGCCCAATGTCGGCGGGACCGCCGAACTGATCCGGTTGGCGCTGACCGCCAGGCTCAAGCCCTACGTGTACGTGTCGACGGCGAACGTGGGCGATCAGGTTGACCCATCGGCATTCGCCGAGGATGCCGACATCCGGGTCGTCAGCCCGACGCGCGTCAACGACGGTGGCCCGGTTACCGGCTACGCCAACAGTAAGTGGGCCGGAGAGGTGCTGCTGCGGGAGGCCCACGACCTGTGCGCCCTGCCCGTTGTGGTGTTTCGCAGCAGCATGATTTTGGCCGACACCAGTTACCTCGGCCAGCTCAACGTCGCGGACCTGGTCACCCGGATGGTGCTGAGCGTGGTGGCCACCGGCATCGCACCCGGGTCTTTCTATCAGCGTGACGCGAACGGCAACCGGCAACGCGCGCACTACGACGGGCTGCCCGTCGAATTCGTCGCCGAGGCGATCGCCACCCTCGGCGCCCAAGCCGTCGACGGGTTCCAGACCTATCACGTGATGAACCCGCACGACGACGGCATCGGACTCGACACCTATGTCGACTGGCTGATTGAGGCCGGTTACCCGATCGAGCGCATCGACGATTTCGACCTGTGGTTGCAGCGGTTCGAGGCCGGCCTGCGTCGCCTCCCGCAGCGGCGACGACAACACACCGTGCTGGCGCTGCTGCAGTCGGCCGGCCCGCGGTATCTGCGGCCGGCGACGCCGGCACCCCCGACGTCGGCGTCGACCGCCAGGTTCCGCGCCGCGGTGCAAGAAGCCAAGATCGGATCCGATAACGACATCCCGCACGTCTCGGCACCGATCCTGGTCAAATACGTCACCGATTTACAGCTACTCGGACTGCTCTAA
- a CDS encoding methionyl-tRNA formyltransferase: protein MRIVFFGFQVWGYKTLQALIDLEHQIALAVTHPASGESYKAIWSAPVDELARQHGIPVHVAEHADPETIDLVAGCRPDVIVVNSWYHRMPPELYDLPRYCTLNLHDSLLPKFTGFSPVLWALISGESEFGLTVHRMDDGLDTGDILVQRALPIGPTDTGTELVLRGTDLIPGALDEALRALESGSAAFRPQNKAERTYFHKRSQRDSLIDWSWPADDLERFVRALSDPYPRAFSFYRGERIEVLEARVSDARYGGTPGRVMVQEEGGVVVCGAAPHRGHNRGLVITRIRSSEGVECSGEKYFRRGGYLDSNA from the coding sequence ATGCGCATTGTGTTTTTTGGGTTCCAGGTGTGGGGCTACAAGACTCTGCAAGCGTTGATCGACCTCGAGCATCAAATCGCGCTCGCCGTGACGCACCCCGCCAGCGGCGAGTCTTACAAGGCGATCTGGTCGGCGCCCGTCGACGAACTCGCTCGTCAACACGGCATCCCGGTACATGTCGCCGAGCACGCCGACCCCGAGACGATTGACCTGGTCGCCGGCTGCAGGCCCGACGTCATCGTCGTCAACAGCTGGTATCACCGGATGCCGCCCGAGCTCTACGACCTGCCGCGGTACTGCACCCTGAATCTGCACGATTCGCTGCTGCCCAAATTCACCGGCTTCTCGCCGGTGCTGTGGGCGTTGATCAGTGGCGAGTCCGAGTTCGGGCTGACGGTGCATCGCATGGACGACGGCCTGGACACCGGGGACATCCTGGTGCAGCGAGCATTGCCTATCGGGCCCACCGACACCGGCACCGAGTTGGTGCTCCGGGGTACGGATCTCATCCCGGGTGCGCTGGACGAAGCGCTACGGGCGCTGGAGTCCGGCAGCGCCGCCTTTCGGCCGCAGAACAAGGCGGAGCGGACGTATTTCCACAAGCGTTCGCAACGCGACAGTCTGATCGACTGGAGCTGGCCGGCCGACGACCTCGAGCGGTTCGTGCGCGCCTTATCCGACCCTTACCCCCGCGCGTTCAGCTTTTATCGGGGCGAGCGGATCGAGGTGCTGGAGGCCCGCGTTTCCGACGCCCGGTACGGCGGCACGCCGGGTCGGGTGATGGTGCAGGAGGAGGGCGGCGTTGTGGTGTGTGGAGCTGCGCCACACCGGGGCCACAATCGCGGTTTGGTGATCACGCGCATCCGTTCCTCGGAAGGTGTCGAGTGTAGCGGGGAGAAGTACTTTCGCCGCGGGGGCTACCTGGACAGTAACGCATAG